The Candidatus Methylomirabilota bacterium genome contains the following window.
GATCAGCTCCGCCGCCAGGCGCATGCTCCGACCGCTCGGATCCAGGACCGGGGACACCTCCATCAGGTCGATGGCTCCCACGTTCGCCTCCCGCAGCACTCCCAGCACCTCCCGCATCTGGCCGGGGGTCATCCCGCCGATGACCACCCCGCCGGTCCCCGGCACGTAGGCGGTGTCGATCACGTCGATGTCGAACGAGACGTAGACGCAGTCCGTCCGCTCCCCGGCGATTCCCGCCGCCCGCTTGGCGACCTCGACCGCCCCCAGTCGCCGCACGTCGGCGTGGGTGAGCGCGGTCGAGCCGTTCCGCTTGAGGGTGGACCACTGCTCCTGGCTCACGTACCCGTGCACGCCGACGAACACCATGTTCCGCGGGTCCACCACGTCCAGCTCCGAGACGCGCCGCGCGTTCGATCCGTGGAAGCGCTTCCCCCAGACGGGGTTGTCGTAGGCGAAGTCGAGGTGGCCGTCGATGTGGATGTAGCCCACTCGCCCCACGTTGAGCGGCAGCCCCTCGCTGAAGCCCCAGAAGGACGGGTACGAGATGTAGTGGTCACCGCCCAGCAGGACCGGGAAGGCCCCGCGGCGCGCCAGCGTGCGCATCGTGGAGCGGACCGACTCCGTGGTCTGCTCGAGGTCGTTCGGGAACACCGGCGCGTCGCCTACGTCGACCACCCGCGGCGTCCCTGGGAGAATCAGCGCGGTCCGGGCATCCTCGCTCAAGGCCCGGCCGGGCGCCCGGGCGAATGACTCGGCAATGTCCGCCGAGGCGGCCCGAATGCTCCGGGGGCCGTAGCGCGTCCCCAGCCGCGTCGTGTGGGTGCTGTCGTGCGGCACCCCGACCAGGGCGACGCAGCCGGCGGAGACCTCCTCGGGCGCCATCAGCGGCGCGTTGAGGAACGTCCCGTAGCTCATGTCGTCACCCGCTTGGCCAGGAGCCGCAGCAGCGCCACCGCCGCCAGCCGCTGGGTCGTGATGGGCAGCTCGACGTTGGGTACCACGTTGACGACGTCCACCGCCGCCAGCGGGGCGCCGGCCAGCACGTCCATGACCTCCAGGAGCTCGACGCTGCTCAGGCCTCCGAGGCGGGGCCCGTCGGTTCCCGGGGCGAATACGCCATCCACCACACTCATGTCGACCGACACGTAGCAGCGCGCCGCGGATCCCATGGCCGCCTCGAGGGCGCGGCGCGCGGCCGCGGCCGTCCCCTCCGCCCGGATCTGCCGCGCCGTGACCACGGTCAGCTGACGGGACGCGGCGAGGTCCCAGTCCGCCGCCGGCACGAAGCCGGAAGTCCCGAGCCAGGCCATGGCCGCCGGCGCCGGGTCGCGGGACCCGAGGATCCGGCGGTTCGTCGCCCCGCGCCACCAGGGGCCCCACAGCTCGTCGTGATCCGCCAGGCAGAGGTCCGCCGCGATCTGCAGGAACCCGATCGGCTCTCCGGTCGCGGCCGCGACCCCACGCCAAAGCGGGTACGCGACGAAGCGGTCGCCTCCCAGGAACACGGGCATCGCTCCGCGCCGCACCAGGAGGATCGCCTGCTCTTCGAGGGCGGCGATGGTCCGGGCGGTGTCCGACGGGTAGACCCGGAAGTCCCCGCAGTCGACGATCCGGCTGGCCGCGCTGACCCGCAGGACGTCCAGCGTGCTCACCTCGACCAGCTCGGTGGCCAGCTCCCGGGCGGTCTGCAGCTGGTTGCCGAGGAAGATCGACCCCTCCCGGATCGCCTTGGGGCCGAAGCGCGCCCCGATCGTCCCCGGCGTCGTGTGGTCCCACGTCACCCCGACCACCGCCACAT
Protein-coding sequences here:
- a CDS encoding agmatinase family protein; the protein is MSYGTFLNAPLMAPEEVSAGCVALVGVPHDSTHTTRLGTRYGPRSIRAASADIAESFARAPGRALSEDARTALILPGTPRVVDVGDAPVFPNDLEQTTESVRSTMRTLARRGAFPVLLGGDHYISYPSFWGFSEGLPLNVGRVGYIHIDGHLDFAYDNPVWGKRFHGSNARRVSELDVVDPRNMVFVGVHGYVSQEQWSTLKRNGSTALTHADVRRLGAVEVAKRAAGIAGERTDCVYVSFDIDVIDTAYVPGTGGVVIGGMTPGQMREVLGVLREANVGAIDLMEVSPVLDPSGRSMRLAAELITHFIAPRIFDREVLSRREDDY
- a CDS encoding arginase family protein, whose translation is MSAFDPGHPLPVFAGIPTYLRAMQVEPGQVHPGDVAVVGVTWDHTTPGTIGARFGPKAIREGSIFLGNQLQTARELATELVEVSTLDVLRVSAASRIVDCGDFRVYPSDTARTIAALEEQAILLVRRGAMPVFLGGDRFVAYPLWRGVAAATGEPIGFLQIAADLCLADHDELWGPWWRGATNRRILGSRDPAPAAMAWLGTSGFVPAADWDLAASRQLTVVTARQIRAEGTAAAARRALEAAMGSAARCYVSVDMSVVDGVFAPGTDGPRLGGLSSVELLEVMDVLAGAPLAAVDVVNVVPNVELPITTQRLAAVALLRLLAKRVTT